From [Clostridium] symbiosum, a single genomic window includes:
- a CDS encoding 4-hydroxybutyrate dehydrogenase: protein MVQILMRPELHKFGSCKEFAEELHLCGEDLVLTNQYIYEPYFGKLGLDVKLVYQEKYGAGEPTDVMTEQIIADAAKLGGYRRIIAIGGGTVIDIAKAMAVGSQDGNMDGLYNSMPDLKKNCELIIVPTTCGTGSEMTNVAVFSRTRMGTKMGLVGEAMYADKAVLIPELLSGLPFGVFATSSIDALVHAVESCLSPKATVYTKTFGYQAIEMILSGYQKMAECGLESRNGLLEDFLTASNFAGISFGTAGCGAVHAMAYPLGGKYHVPHGESNYAIFTGVMKNYMELKSDGEIAVMNSRLAGLLNCGKDNVYDRLEDLLNRILPKKKLREYGVTEEDLSAFSKSVMETQGRLMAGSFVPLDYDRVLKIYTELY, encoded by the coding sequence ATGGTTCAGATTTTAATGAGGCCGGAGCTGCACAAGTTCGGAAGCTGTAAGGAATTTGCCGAAGAACTGCATCTGTGCGGCGAAGACCTGGTACTTACCAACCAATATATTTACGAGCCGTATTTTGGGAAACTCGGTCTGGATGTAAAGCTGGTTTATCAGGAGAAATATGGAGCTGGGGAGCCCACGGATGTTATGACGGAGCAGATTATCGCGGACGCCGCGAAACTGGGCGGGTACAGGCGTATCATCGCCATCGGCGGCGGGACAGTCATTGATATCGCCAAGGCCATGGCGGTCGGTTCTCAGGACGGGAACATGGACGGACTCTACAATTCCATGCCGGATCTTAAGAAAAACTGTGAGCTGATTATTGTGCCCACGACGTGCGGCACCGGAAGTGAGATGACCAATGTGGCTGTATTCAGCCGGACCAGGATGGGGACGAAGATGGGGCTGGTCGGCGAGGCGATGTACGCGGATAAAGCGGTTCTGATTCCGGAGCTGCTAAGCGGCCTGCCCTTCGGTGTTTTTGCCACCAGTTCCATCGATGCGCTGGTTCACGCGGTGGAGTCCTGTCTCTCACCAAAAGCCACCGTGTACACGAAGACCTTTGGGTATCAGGCCATCGAGATGATTCTCTCCGGGTATCAGAAAATGGCAGAGTGCGGCCTGGAAAGCAGGAATGGCCTGCTGGAGGATTTCCTGACTGCTTCGAATTTTGCAGGCATCTCCTTCGGTACCGCAGGCTGCGGGGCGGTGCATGCCATGGCATATCCTCTGGGTGGAAAATACCATGTACCTCACGGGGAGAGCAATTACGCCATTTTTACCGGAGTGATGAAAAATTATATGGAACTCAAATCAGACGGGGAGATCGCCGTAATGAACAGCCGGCTTGCCGGACTGCTTAACTGCGGCAAAGACAATGTATACGACCGTCTGGAAGACTTGCTAAACCGGATTTTACCGAAAAAGAAACTGCGCGAATACGGCGTCACCGAGGAGGATTTGAGTGCGTTTTCAAAGAGCGTGATGGAGACCCAGGGCAGGCTGATGGCCGGCAGTTTCGTCCCGCTGGACTATGACCGCGTGCTGAAAATCTACACAGAGCTCTACTAA
- a CDS encoding TRAP transporter large permease — MNTALILGLFFILIILKVPVAFALVLSSIISCFILQLAPLSTVAAAAMNSLFSYPLLAIAFYIFAGSVMTRGGISRKLCKWIDTMFGRFTGGQGMVTIVTSAFFAALSGSASATCASIGSMMVPEMEEQGYRKPQALAIAAAGGVIGPVIPPSNMFVLYGVACGVGVGELFLAGIVPGILMAVFLCIAVSITARAEGLKGRGNKFSISAFLHTLYDAKWAIMVPVIILGGIYSGVFTPTEAGAVACVYAIIVGLLIERTLNLKSLLDCAAEAAITSATIFILLSAAGIFGKIMTLAQVPQQLSAAILSVSQNKFVALMLINLLLLLIGCIMDGGAALVILAPLLLPVAVAMDINTIQFGIILCLNLSISAITPPVGTCLFVASVMGEMPLEKIAREILPFLIAEVLVLVVVNVFEPVTLALVTLLR; from the coding sequence ATGAATACGGCATTGATTCTCGGACTATTTTTTATACTTATCATTTTGAAAGTGCCTGTAGCCTTCGCCCTGGTTCTTTCCTCGATTATCAGCTGCTTTATTCTGCAGTTGGCTCCGCTCAGCACAGTTGCCGCGGCTGCCATGAACTCGCTGTTTTCTTATCCGCTGCTGGCAATCGCCTTTTACATTTTTGCCGGTTCGGTCATGACCCGCGGAGGAATCTCCAGAAAACTGTGCAAATGGATCGATACAATGTTTGGACGGTTTACCGGTGGACAGGGTATGGTCACAATCGTGACTTCCGCTTTCTTTGCCGCGCTTAGCGGCTCCGCCTCCGCCACCTGTGCTTCTATCGGTTCCATGATGGTGCCTGAGATGGAAGAGCAGGGGTACCGTAAGCCCCAGGCTCTGGCTATTGCTGCTGCGGGCGGCGTCATCGGCCCCGTAATTCCGCCCAGCAACATGTTCGTACTGTACGGCGTTGCGTGCGGCGTGGGTGTGGGCGAGCTGTTTTTAGCCGGCATTGTCCCTGGTATTTTAATGGCTGTGTTCCTGTGCATAGCTGTTTCCATAACTGCAAGAGCGGAAGGGCTGAAGGGCAGGGGCAATAAGTTCAGCATCTCTGCATTCCTGCACACACTGTATGACGCAAAGTGGGCGATTATGGTTCCCGTAATCATTCTGGGCGGTATCTATTCCGGTGTTTTCACACCGACGGAGGCCGGGGCCGTTGCCTGTGTCTATGCCATAATCGTGGGCCTGCTCATCGAACGGACGTTGAATCTTAAAAGCCTGCTGGACTGTGCTGCAGAAGCTGCCATTACCAGCGCTACCATTTTCATTCTGCTTTCTGCCGCAGGTATTTTTGGCAAGATTATGACACTGGCCCAGGTACCCCAACAGTTGTCGGCAGCGATACTTTCTGTTTCACAAAACAAGTTCGTTGCCCTGATGCTCATCAATCTCCTTCTGCTGTTGATTGGCTGTATTATGGACGGCGGCGCCGCACTGGTCATTCTGGCGCCCCTGCTGCTCCCCGTTGCGGTGGCCATGGATATCAACACGATCCAGTTCGGTATCATCCTGTGCCTGAACCTGAGCATCAGCGCAATTACGCCTCCGGTAGGCACCTGCCTGTTTGTCGCGTCGGTCATGGGCGAAATGCCTTTGGAAAAGATAGCGAGGGAGATTCTGCCCTTCCTGATTGCCGAGGTGTTAGTGCTGGTGGTTGTCAATGTGTTTGAACCGGTCACACTTGCCCTGGTAACCCTGTTGAGGTAG
- a CDS encoding TRAP transporter small permease — translation MKKIYQIYNQIERTILGLILIVLIFMGFISVVCRFVLRVPLAWAEEFMLFCMVWIAYLGASAAANERKHVRVGLFVGFMPKPVQKVVSLLADILWVICALFLIYLGYIVTSGYIAHKAASLGGGYPYWIASISIPVGMILMSIRVILAMVDTVRGKSDERSIEEIIKEETDA, via the coding sequence ATGAAAAAAATATACCAAATTTATAATCAGATCGAAAGGACAATCCTGGGACTGATTTTGATTGTGTTGATTTTTATGGGTTTTATTTCTGTGGTCTGCCGCTTTGTCCTCAGGGTGCCTCTGGCCTGGGCGGAGGAATTTATGCTCTTCTGCATGGTATGGATCGCATATCTGGGAGCCAGCGCCGCAGCGAACGAGCGTAAGCATGTCCGGGTCGGCCTCTTTGTCGGATTTATGCCGAAGCCGGTCCAGAAAGTGGTATCTTTGCTCGCTGATATCCTGTGGGTAATCTGCGCCCTGTTTTTAATCTATTTGGGATATATCGTCACTTCTGGATATATTGCCCATAAGGCTGCGTCTCTGGGCGGAGGGTATCCCTATTGGATTGCATCAATTTCGATTCCCGTCGGCATGATTTTGATGTCAATCCGCGTCATTCTTGCCATGGTGGATACAGTGCGCGGGAAGAGCGATGAGCGCTCAATCGAAGAAATCATTAAGGAGGAGACTGACGCATGA